The genome window GCGAGCAGCAGCAGCACACGGAGTGGCACAGGGTTGTGGCCTGGAACAAGCTGGCCGAGATCTGCGGCGAATACCTCACCAAAGGCAAGCTGGTTTACATTGAAGGCAGCATCCGAAGCCGGCAGTGGGAAGACCAGTCCGGCAACAAGCGCACCAACTACGAAATTGTCGCCCGCAACATGCAGATGCTCGGTTCGCGTGCTGACGCTGAGCGCGCGGCAGCGGCAGGCGTTCGTCCCGCCTCCCCCCAGGGGGCGGGTCCCGAAGAACACGACGCTGGCCCTGAGCCTCCCGCCGACGGCGAAATTACGGACGACGACATTCCCTTTTAACCACTCCGGTCGCCTCGTCTCACCGCACTCTCCCCAGTGTCGCTGTGTCGCGCCGAAGCCTTCACAAGCGGAAGGTCCGCGCCTGGCGGCAGCAATCTGTTCAAGGGGTGGCGCTGTTGCGGCTCAAGCGATGTCTAGCGGAAGCAACCGGGCCGGGCGCTGATCAACTAATATTCCTTTGCAACCGAACAGCATCCTGTTACATCATAGGTGGAAGTGCCAGGGGGGAGAATGCATTGCGGCGCTCGGAACGTTTGATGTTCCAATGCTGATGAAGAAGGAGAACGTCCCTCTATGCGCAAACTGCTTACCTTCGGGTCCATCTTACTTTTCCTGACGCTTGCATCAGTTCCCAAAGCTTACAGCCAGGTCGAGCTCTTTGGCGGGTATTCCCGCCTGCAACTAAGCGGCGCTCCCTCCACAAGCTCGAACGGCTGGGCCGGTGGTGCTTACCTCCATCTGCTGGGGCCCTGGGGCATCGAGGCAGATTATAGCAAGCACTACGGAGTCTCCTCGGTAACCGCGCTTACCTCAGGTGGGCACCCGTATTACGTACCCGGTTTCACCCAGCTTTATGGCCCCCGGTTCACACTTGCCCTACCCAAAGTCCATCCCTACGTCCAC of Terriglobia bacterium contains these proteins:
- a CDS encoding outer membrane beta-barrel protein — encoded protein: MRKLLTFGSILLFLTLASVPKAYSQVELFGGYSRLQLSGAPSTSSNGWAGGAYLHLLGPWGIEADYSKHYGVSSVTALTSGGHPYYVPGFTQLYGPRFTLALPKVHPYVHALFGTVNGEATAPFTGAGLTEKAFGMAFGGGLNVKATGRIWVRLIQVDYLRAQFTNNAQNDMRISAGLVFRFGNW
- a CDS encoding single-stranded DNA-binding protein, with product MAGTVNKVILIGRVGQDPEVRYTAGGAPVANFSVATDESFKSRNGEQQQHTEWHRVVAWNKLAEICGEYLTKGKLVYIEGSIRSRQWEDQSGNKRTNYEIVARNMQMLGSRADAERAAAAGVRPASPQGAGPEEHDAGPEPPADGEITDDDIPF